One Fibrobacter sp. UWP2 genomic region harbors:
- a CDS encoding LysR family transcriptional regulator, whose protein sequence is MELTHLKYFLEVAKNEHITKSAKNLCIVQPALTKAIHNLENEVGVPLFKSSGRNIKLTPYGQFFYEHLQPLYDEIEKLPQRLRDMANSEVVHVNLNVLAASSLVTSAVIRYKALHPEINFDLIQNESTNLYDVGVTTVAGDARVSPECDACYRFEEEIFLAVPNRDAYKKKDHVSLRQMTGEKFIGLAGTKQLRSICNEFCENLGIRTDISFESDNTSAIKDAVAAGIGVCFWPEFTWGRVERRKIKLLRITDAQFKRDVLVTLRKNKTDNRPTEDFYRFLVTTFARTSSRSRRR, encoded by the coding sequence ATGGAACTGACGCATTTGAAGTATTTTTTAGAGGTCGCAAAAAACGAGCACATTACCAAGAGTGCAAAGAACCTTTGCATAGTGCAGCCCGCCCTTACCAAGGCAATCCATAACCTCGAAAACGAGGTGGGCGTGCCACTTTTCAAGTCGAGCGGGAGGAACATCAAGCTCACGCCTTATGGTCAGTTTTTTTATGAGCACCTGCAACCTCTTTATGACGAAATAGAGAAGTTGCCGCAGCGCCTACGCGACATGGCGAACAGCGAGGTGGTGCATGTGAACCTCAACGTGTTGGCGGCGTCCTCCCTGGTGACGAGCGCTGTGATTCGCTACAAGGCCTTGCATCCCGAAATCAACTTTGACCTCATCCAGAACGAGTCTACGAACCTCTACGACGTGGGTGTCACTACGGTCGCGGGCGATGCACGTGTTTCGCCCGAGTGCGACGCCTGCTACCGCTTTGAGGAGGAAATCTTCCTCGCTGTGCCCAACCGCGATGCTTACAAAAAAAAGGACCATGTCTCGCTCCGTCAAATGACCGGCGAAAAGTTCATTGGGCTCGCGGGCACCAAGCAGCTTCGCAGTATTTGCAACGAGTTCTGCGAAAACCTGGGCATACGTACCGACATTAGTTTTGAGAGCGACAACACCTCCGCCATCAAGGACGCCGTGGCCGCGGGCATTGGCGTGTGCTTTTGGCCCGAATTCACCTGGGGCCGTGTGGAACGTCGCAAAATCAAGCTGCTACGCATTACCGACGCCCAGTTCAAGCGCGACGTGCTCGTGACGCTACGCAAGAATAAGACAGACAACCGCCCCACCGAGGATTTTTACCGTTTTTTGGTGACGACTTTTGCGAGGACTTCGTCAAGGAGCCGGCGAAGATGA
- a CDS encoding 1-deoxy-D-xylulose-5-phosphate synthase has product MMLEKIKSPADVKALDVHSLEALAAEMRTALIQKLSKTGGHAGPNLGFVDVTIALHYVFDSPKDKIVYDVSHQSYSHKMLTGRAEAFLDPEKYWSVTGYTEPCESEHDHFMVGHTSTSVSLALGLATARDLKGETGNVIAVIGGGSLSGGEAFEGLDNAGEYATNFIVVVNDNEMSIAENHGGLYKSLAELRATAGESGNNYFKALGFDYRYVERGNDIATLIEAFKAVKDSKRPVVVHVHTQKGKGLVWAEEDREGWHWAAPFDAATGVIHWGTGESYSEILAEYLLAKIKADPKVVVIHSAVPAGIGFNAGRRKMAGRQYIDVGIAEEHAVALASGLAKGGAKPIYSTHSTFIQRTYDQLSQDLCANNNPATLLVTCAGADGMNDTTHLCIFDIPLMSNIPNLVYLCPTCVEEMKVMADWAIDQTERPVAIRVPNGVTHRSDVFDKDYSRLNTYKVEHRGTRVAIFALGSFYDRGVAAALELKKAGVDATLVNPRFASGVDMALVEELACDHEVFVTLENGVAEGGFGQKIATACGTLGVKVLVRGLAKEFYDKVPFETLCENNRLSPRQVADDVLEALK; this is encoded by the coding sequence ATGATGCTCGAAAAAATAAAGTCCCCCGCCGACGTGAAGGCGCTCGATGTTCACTCCCTGGAGGCGTTGGCCGCCGAAATGCGCACGGCGCTTATCCAAAAGCTTTCGAAGACGGGCGGGCACGCCGGCCCGAACTTGGGTTTTGTCGATGTGACGATTGCCCTCCATTATGTTTTTGATTCGCCCAAAGACAAGATTGTGTACGACGTCTCGCACCAGAGCTACAGTCACAAGATGCTCACGGGCCGCGCCGAGGCTTTTTTGGACCCCGAAAAGTATTGGTCCGTCACGGGCTACACGGAGCCCTGCGAGAGCGAGCACGACCACTTTATGGTGGGCCATACCTCTACCTCGGTGAGCCTCGCGCTTGGTCTTGCGACGGCGCGTGACCTCAAGGGCGAAACGGGTAACGTTATCGCGGTGATTGGGGGCGGTTCGCTCAGCGGCGGCGAAGCGTTTGAGGGGCTCGACAACGCGGGCGAATACGCGACGAACTTTATTGTGGTGGTGAACGACAACGAGATGTCGATTGCCGAGAACCACGGCGGGCTCTACAAGTCGCTGGCGGAACTGCGCGCGACGGCGGGCGAGTCCGGCAACAACTACTTTAAGGCATTGGGCTTTGACTACCGCTATGTGGAACGCGGCAACGACATCGCGACGCTCATAGAGGCGTTCAAGGCCGTGAAGGATTCAAAGCGCCCGGTGGTGGTTCACGTCCACACGCAAAAGGGCAAGGGCCTTGTGTGGGCCGAGGAGGACCGCGAAGGCTGGCACTGGGCTGCCCCCTTTGATGCGGCGACCGGCGTGATCCACTGGGGTACGGGTGAAAGTTACAGCGAGATTTTGGCCGAGTACTTGCTTGCCAAAATCAAGGCGGACCCCAAGGTGGTGGTAATCCACTCGGCGGTACCGGCGGGCATTGGCTTTAACGCGGGTCGGCGCAAAATGGCGGGTCGTCAGTACATTGACGTGGGCATTGCTGAGGAACATGCGGTCGCGCTCGCGTCGGGCCTTGCGAAGGGCGGCGCAAAACCCATCTACAGCACGCACAGCACGTTTATCCAGCGCACCTATGATCAGCTCTCGCAGGACCTGTGCGCAAACAACAATCCGGCGACGCTCTTGGTGACGTGCGCGGGCGCCGACGGCATGAACGACACGACTCACCTCTGCATTTTTGACATCCCGCTTATGAGCAACATCCCGAACCTGGTATACCTTTGCCCCACGTGCGTCGAAGAGATGAAGGTGATGGCCGATTGGGCGATTGACCAGACGGAGCGCCCGGTGGCGATCCGCGTGCCGAACGGCGTGACTCACCGGAGTGATGTCTTTGACAAGGACTACAGCCGCCTCAATACTTACAAGGTGGAGCATCGCGGCACCCGCGTGGCGATTTTTGCCTTGGGCAGTTTTTACGATCGCGGCGTGGCTGCCGCCCTCGAACTCAAGAAAGCCGGCGTGGACGCGACGCTCGTGAACCCGCGCTTTGCCAGCGGGGTCGACATGGCGCTGGTCGAGGAACTCGCCTGCGACCACGAGGTTTTTGTGACGCTCGAGAACGGTGTTGCCGAGGGCGGGTTCGGCCAAAAGATTGCGACGGCCTGCGGTACGTTGGGCGTAAAGGTCCTGGTACGCGGACTGGCGAAGGAGTTCTACGACAAGGTGCCTTTTGAAACGCTTTGCGAGAACAACCGTCTTTCGCCCCGGCAGGTTGCCGACGACGTTCTGGAAGCGCTGAAGTAG
- a CDS encoding cupin domain-containing protein gives MIIDLKGMETTVLPNFKGGEKEYKAKMYFDGTTRIMHGTLEQGASIGYHKHETNSEIMFFLAGKGKVLFDDGVEYVEAGQCHFCPKGHSHSLINENEEPLVFYACVPELE, from the coding sequence ATGATTATTGATTTGAAAGGAATGGAAACGACGGTGCTGCCGAACTTCAAGGGCGGCGAGAAGGAATACAAGGCGAAGATGTACTTTGACGGGACGACGCGCATTATGCACGGGACGCTCGAGCAGGGCGCATCCATTGGCTACCACAAGCACGAGACCAACAGCGAGATTATGTTCTTCCTCGCGGGCAAGGGCAAGGTGCTCTTTGACGACGGCGTGGAATACGTGGAAGCGGGCCAATGCCACTTTTGCCCGAAGGGCCACAGCCACAGTTTAATCAACGAGAACGAGGAACCGCTCGTGTTCTACGCGTGTGTTCCGGAACTCGAATAA
- the glmM gene encoding phosphoglucosamine mutase, which translates to MSKLMRSISGIRGIVGDTLTPQVLESHVRAFIEITKAKRIVIGRDSRPTGEAIVQFVAGVCRLAGVDVVDVGLSTTPSVEILTTEFKADAGIIITASHNPLEWNALKFLNNKGLFLGPDDVKKLFELADAHTLQYPDYRTMGKYEVAPDADGVHIDGTLKIPFVDVEAIRAKKFKVAVDAVNGAGSYIVPRLLENLGCEVVRVHCEPDGTFPRGAEPIPEHLGDLREAVKANGCAVGFAVDPDADRCALVSGEGKSIGEEYTLAIAMEEVLSQKKGPVCVNLSTSRMNEDVAAKYGCEFSRAKVGEINVSLQMIEKGCVIGGEGNGGVILPALHYGRDSLVAAALVLSWMAHHDGGPEKFVAENPAYVMPKKKFELGNKSVAEILPLVRKEFEGWTDDDRDGLWLGKERSWVHVRASNTEPVIRVIAEAPTAEEAEALCAKVERLI; encoded by the coding sequence ATGTCTAAACTGATGCGTTCTATTTCGGGTATCCGCGGAATTGTGGGCGATACCCTCACCCCGCAGGTTTTGGAGAGCCATGTGCGCGCCTTTATTGAGATCACGAAGGCGAAACGCATTGTGATTGGCCGTGATAGCCGCCCCACGGGTGAGGCTATTGTGCAGTTCGTGGCGGGCGTGTGCCGCCTTGCCGGAGTCGATGTGGTCGATGTCGGTCTCTCGACGACGCCCTCGGTCGAAATCCTCACTACCGAATTCAAGGCCGACGCGGGCATCATCATTACTGCGAGTCATAACCCGCTTGAGTGGAACGCCTTGAAGTTCCTGAACAACAAGGGACTCTTCTTGGGTCCAGACGATGTGAAAAAGCTTTTTGAACTTGCCGATGCACATACGCTCCAGTATCCGGACTACCGCACCATGGGCAAGTACGAGGTTGCCCCCGATGCCGATGGCGTACATATTGATGGGACACTCAAGATTCCGTTTGTGGATGTGGAAGCCATCCGTGCCAAAAAGTTCAAGGTGGCCGTAGATGCCGTGAATGGCGCCGGCAGCTACATTGTGCCGCGCTTGCTCGAGAACCTGGGTTGTGAGGTGGTGCGTGTGCACTGCGAACCGGACGGAACGTTCCCGCGCGGTGCCGAGCCGATCCCGGAACACCTTGGCGACTTGCGAGAGGCAGTGAAGGCGAATGGTTGCGCCGTGGGCTTTGCCGTGGACCCCGATGCCGACCGTTGTGCGTTGGTGAGCGGCGAAGGCAAGAGCATTGGCGAGGAATACACGCTTGCCATTGCCATGGAAGAAGTGCTCTCGCAAAAGAAGGGCCCCGTGTGCGTGAACCTATCGACGAGTCGCATGAACGAGGATGTCGCCGCCAAGTATGGTTGTGAATTTAGCCGTGCCAAGGTGGGCGAAATCAACGTGAGCCTGCAGATGATCGAGAAGGGCTGCGTGATTGGCGGCGAAGGCAACGGCGGTGTGATTCTGCCGGCGCTCCACTACGGGCGCGATTCCCTGGTGGCGGCGGCGCTTGTGCTCAGTTGGATGGCCCATCACGATGGCGGTCCCGAAAAGTTCGTTGCCGAGAACCCGGCGTATGTGATGCCCAAGAAGAAATTTGAACTTGGCAACAAGAGCGTGGCCGAGATATTGCCTTTGGTCCGCAAGGAATTTGAAGGCTGGACGGACGATGACCGCGACGGCCTTTGGCTGGGCAAGGAGAGATCTTGGGTGCACGTGCGCGCGAGCAATACGGAGCCGGTGATTCGCGTGATTGCGGAGGCGCCGACGGCTGAAGAGGCCGAAGCCCTCTGCGCAAAGGTCGAACGCCTGATTTAA
- a CDS encoding glucokinase codes for MEVKWLNPDAKYDRLVLAGDIGGTNTNLGLVGYKDGKFTLILETVCPSKDIDGLDAPIKETLKVAVDARSDLKPSHICISAAGPVANNKCVMTNLPWSVDGDSITNATGIPTLVINDFMAISYGIPTLDVNDPNQIHKLLHTDGSDPAPQKATKAVIGPGTGMGVGFLAFDGEKYIPASSEGGHSTFAPFDKDSQEFHDYMAKKLNCVPGVEPLVSGMGLRNMYEWWKETRGVPNNEAFKKIEETEPNDRPKYISRASDTDPVAAEMMRLFVKMLARFASDACTLFLPLGGFYLAGGTVQKDLRWLERDNLFMQWFEKNYNPNIRPLLNKIPVYVIKDYSISLYGAANASLNLQK; via the coding sequence ATGGAAGTCAAATGGCTTAATCCCGATGCAAAGTACGATAGACTCGTTTTGGCGGGCGATATTGGTGGCACCAACACGAACCTTGGCCTTGTGGGCTACAAGGACGGCAAGTTTACGCTGATTTTGGAGACGGTCTGCCCCAGCAAGGACATTGACGGCCTTGACGCGCCAATCAAGGAAACGCTCAAGGTGGCGGTGGACGCGCGCAGCGACCTCAAGCCTAGCCACATTTGCATTAGCGCCGCGGGTCCCGTCGCAAACAACAAGTGCGTGATGACCAACCTGCCGTGGAGCGTCGATGGCGATTCCATCACGAACGCGACGGGCATCCCGACGCTCGTGATCAACGACTTCATGGCCATTAGCTATGGCATCCCGACTCTGGATGTGAACGACCCCAACCAGATTCACAAGCTGCTCCACACCGACGGCAGCGACCCGGCCCCGCAAAAGGCGACCAAGGCGGTGATTGGCCCGGGTACTGGCATGGGTGTAGGCTTCCTCGCCTTTGACGGTGAAAAGTACATCCCGGCGAGCTCTGAGGGTGGGCATTCCACCTTCGCCCCGTTCGATAAGGATTCCCAGGAATTCCATGACTATATGGCGAAAAAGTTGAACTGCGTCCCCGGCGTGGAGCCTTTGGTGAGCGGCATGGGGCTGCGCAACATGTACGAATGGTGGAAAGAGACCCGCGGCGTTCCGAACAACGAAGCGTTTAAAAAGATCGAGGAGACGGAACCGAACGACCGTCCCAAGTACATTAGCCGCGCAAGCGACACCGACCCGGTGGCCGCCGAGATGATGCGACTTTTTGTGAAGATGCTTGCCCGCTTTGCGAGCGACGCCTGTACGCTGTTCCTCCCGTTGGGCGGATTCTACCTGGCTGGCGGCACGGTGCAAAAAGACTTGCGCTGGCTCGAACGCGACAACCTGTTTATGCAGTGGTTCGAGAAGAACTACAATCCGAACATCCGCCCGCTCTTGAACAAGATCCCGGTGTACGTGATCAAGGATTACAGCATCAGTTTGTATGGCGCGGCAAACGCCAGCTTGAACTTGCAAAAGTAA
- a CDS encoding DEAD/DEAH box helicase — translation MNFENLPLANPLQRAVRAVGYQTPTPIQEQSIPSLLEGKDLLGIAQTGTGKTAAFALPILQRLLDSGKVRAPKTCRALVLLPTRELAIQVEECFKAYSQFTAISTTCIFGGVNDAPQKRALIRGADVLVATPGRLLDLIGQKAVSLKNLEFFVLDEADRMLDMGFIHDIRKVVALLPQVRQNLFFSATMPDDITKLASTILRPNPVRVEVAPQSTPIERIHQELYRIDKRRKGALLKELLAAHPEMQKVLVFCRTKHGADKIVRVLEKAGVKCAAIHGNKSQNRRQEALGNFKQEKIRVLVATDIAARGIDVDDVSHVFNYDLPNEPETFVHRIGRTARAGKDGVAIAFCAPDEEQDLRAIEKLTRVRIPEGDPAVFEKLPPPQKETPESEMRNARGRMPRHPAQPKQQKPAVQQKPQQAPAQPRPVAQKAKSQQHPQQVDGEAKPHHKHRRNRPGSRARRRMRENAQ, via the coding sequence ATGAATTTTGAAAATCTCCCGCTTGCAAATCCTTTGCAACGCGCTGTTCGTGCCGTGGGTTACCAAACGCCCACCCCGATTCAAGAACAATCCATCCCGAGCTTGCTCGAGGGCAAGGACCTGCTGGGAATAGCCCAGACGGGTACGGGGAAGACGGCCGCCTTTGCGCTCCCTATTTTGCAGCGCCTACTGGATTCCGGAAAAGTACGCGCGCCCAAGACGTGCCGCGCCCTGGTGCTGCTCCCCACGCGCGAGCTCGCCATTCAAGTGGAGGAATGCTTTAAGGCGTATTCGCAGTTCACGGCGATCTCGACCACGTGCATTTTTGGCGGCGTGAACGACGCCCCGCAAAAGCGTGCGCTGATTCGAGGCGCGGACGTGCTGGTGGCGACTCCGGGCCGCCTGCTGGATTTGATTGGGCAAAAGGCGGTCTCGCTCAAGAACCTGGAGTTTTTTGTGCTGGACGAGGCTGACCGCATGCTCGACATGGGGTTCATTCACGACATTCGCAAGGTGGTGGCGCTTTTGCCGCAGGTGCGGCAGAACTTGTTCTTTAGCGCCACGATGCCCGACGACATCACCAAGCTGGCGTCGACCATCCTCCGGCCCAACCCGGTGCGTGTGGAAGTCGCCCCGCAGAGCACGCCAATCGAGCGCATTCACCAGGAACTGTACCGAATCGACAAGCGCCGCAAGGGGGCGCTCCTCAAGGAACTGCTTGCGGCGCACCCCGAAATGCAGAAGGTGCTGGTGTTTTGCCGCACCAAGCATGGCGCCGACAAGATTGTGCGCGTTTTGGAAAAGGCGGGCGTAAAGTGCGCCGCGATTCACGGCAACAAGAGCCAGAACCGCCGCCAGGAGGCGTTGGGCAACTTTAAGCAAGAAAAGATCCGCGTGCTGGTGGCGACCGACATTGCCGCCCGCGGCATTGATGTGGACGACGTGAGCCATGTGTTCAATTACGACCTGCCCAACGAGCCCGAGACTTTTGTCCACCGCATCGGGCGTACGGCGCGCGCGGGCAAGGACGGCGTGGCCATCGCCTTTTGCGCCCCCGACGAGGAACAGGACTTGCGCGCCATCGAGAAGTTGACCCGCGTCAGGATCCCCGAAGGTGACCCGGCGGTATTCGAGAAGCTCCCGCCACCACAAAAGGAGACGCCCGAGAGCGAAATGCGCAATGCCCGTGGCCGCATGCCCAGGCACCCGGCGCAACCTAAACAACAGAAACCGGCTGTGCAGCAAAAGCCGCAGCAGGCGCCGGCGCAACCCAGGCCGGTTGCACAAAAAGCCAAGTCGCAACAACATCCCCAGCAAGTCGATGGCGAGGCGAAACCGCACCACAAGCACCGCCGTAATCGCCCTGGCTCGCGAGCCCGCCGCCGCATGCGCGAGAACGCGCAATAA
- a CDS encoding Fic family protein has product MLFIHQFPDWTHFRFDTRRVLDALGETRLLEGRLIGTMNMCGLGKTENEILASDIVANFAMDGHDLDLDAIQKEVELRSQAKQNFVKNYLGAIVNSAMPLTAERLFNWHASMSPSKSMRLRETPSRIEFSNGDSTYVFDGPSPERLETEVENFIKWFETSTMDGVIKAAITHFWFLTLRPFNDANGRVARTLMAMQLARAEKTTHCQYALNVQMVQNRAEYFCILNRTQCGNGDLTEWILWFLGQLQNAIKATEKRIAPQIQRTAYTCLHAGTPTSEREQTLINAVMAGSLPQNFTAKDAAGLFGTSHDTALREIQSLIEKGLVKASPKGGRSQKYALAESV; this is encoded by the coding sequence ATGCTATTCATCCACCAATTCCCCGACTGGACCCATTTTAGGTTCGACACCCGGCGTGTCCTCGACGCCCTGGGCGAAACTCGCTTGCTCGAAGGCAGGCTCATCGGGACCATGAACATGTGCGGCCTCGGAAAAACCGAAAACGAAATCCTGGCAAGCGACATTGTGGCGAACTTCGCCATGGACGGCCACGACCTCGACCTGGACGCAATCCAAAAAGAGGTGGAACTCCGGAGCCAGGCTAAGCAGAACTTTGTAAAGAACTACCTGGGCGCCATCGTGAACTCGGCCATGCCCCTAACCGCGGAGCGCCTGTTCAACTGGCACGCCTCCATGTCGCCAAGCAAATCCATGCGCCTGCGCGAGACCCCCAGCCGCATTGAGTTCAGCAACGGCGATTCGACCTACGTTTTTGACGGGCCCTCGCCCGAACGCCTCGAAACCGAAGTCGAAAACTTTATCAAGTGGTTCGAGACCTCGACCATGGACGGCGTCATCAAGGCGGCCATAACCCATTTTTGGTTTTTGACACTGCGACCGTTCAACGACGCCAACGGGCGCGTGGCGCGCACCCTTATGGCAATGCAACTCGCCCGCGCCGAGAAAACCACCCATTGCCAATACGCGCTCAACGTGCAGATGGTGCAGAACCGCGCCGAGTACTTTTGCATTTTGAACCGCACGCAATGCGGCAACGGCGACCTCACCGAATGGATCCTTTGGTTCCTGGGTCAACTGCAAAACGCCATCAAGGCCACCGAAAAAAGAATCGCCCCGCAAATCCAGCGCACCGCCTATACTTGCCTGCATGCGGGCACCCCCACCAGCGAACGCGAACAGACGCTCATCAACGCGGTCATGGCAGGCTCTCTCCCGCAAAACTTTACCGCAAAGGACGCCGCCGGCCTGTTCGGCACCAGCCACGACACGGCACTCCGCGAGATCCAGAGCCTCATAGAAAAAGGGCTGGTCAAAGCCAGCCCCAAGGGCGGGCGCAGCCAAAAGTACGCCCTCGCCGAATCTGTCTAA
- a CDS encoding TonB-dependent receptor, which produces MRETLAPYTAVTRGLLRVCALGACAVAAPLWADAPADQLAARDTASVGPVRDLGVSEVSGYEAGILQMSTGYEEILPASWEGRGLSAAEVLATLPGIQYYKQGGMGSFQTVSVRGIAARSIVICIDGVPLNDATGGAVNLGQIDLNQMEKIEVYKDRVPVRFGGSGIGGAINFVTKDAVHSGGRVLASYGSHNTFEGSAQVTARPSDSTQFSASLSARHSDNDYSFKNRNGTKYNEDDDFWDRRSNSQYTDYSGHFQYRMLHGGDYFSVVSGNIFYAAGGIPGTETNNTKVANFVNENAVLSYRLETPDYFDMLRFETGLSGKFEKTVSSTSYPLDHLGYLNVPFFQYGLAGYKAIPEVSAYMNFSNMELGAHVLGSGEYYGSRGSISDFEIKRLSGTLAGEATWWCLPWLNVGGEGSTLFIHDDIEGEEFVLPNGSNKLDGGKSRDMAWSGMLRLKLGPENSRYGFNASFGRFFREPQLMELYGAYEGLLSNPELKDETAHRFEASAFAMTPSRKTVFRTSYFETHSKNGIYWIISGEIKKPLNVGRALIRGVEAELQSRPVKFFETTLRATVQDPRDNSGHPTYDGKLLPGEPVHSYFAEGHILLPLHLDASFAAEYRTKMYGDRANRIEQPPTPGYNAALGFSPLEKTRLTFAVNNISDETYRNIFTPYPITGREWRFTLTQGL; this is translated from the coding sequence ATGCGAGAGACGTTGGCTCCATATACCGCGGTAACGCGCGGTCTTTTGCGTGTATGCGCCCTGGGGGCGTGTGCCGTGGCGGCTCCGTTGTGGGCCGATGCTCCTGCAGACCAGTTGGCGGCGCGCGATACGGCTTCGGTTGGGCCGGTGCGCGACTTGGGCGTTTCGGAAGTCTCGGGGTACGAAGCCGGCATTTTGCAAATGTCCACGGGCTACGAAGAGATTTTGCCTGCTTCTTGGGAGGGTCGCGGTCTTTCGGCAGCCGAGGTGCTTGCGACGCTTCCCGGAATTCAGTACTACAAGCAGGGCGGCATGGGAAGTTTCCAGACCGTGAGCGTGCGTGGCATTGCGGCGAGGAGCATCGTCATTTGCATTGACGGGGTTCCCCTGAACGACGCGACAGGTGGTGCCGTGAACTTGGGGCAAATCGACCTGAACCAGATGGAAAAAATCGAGGTGTACAAGGACCGTGTCCCGGTACGTTTTGGTGGTTCGGGCATTGGCGGTGCCATCAACTTTGTCACAAAGGATGCAGTGCATAGCGGTGGACGTGTTTTGGCGAGCTATGGAAGCCACAACACTTTTGAGGGCTCGGCACAGGTGACTGCCCGCCCTTCCGACAGCACCCAGTTCTCGGCGTCGCTCTCGGCAAGGCATTCCGACAACGACTATTCCTTCAAAAACCGCAACGGCACCAAGTACAACGAAGACGATGATTTTTGGGACAGACGGAGCAACTCCCAGTACACCGATTACTCGGGGCATTTTCAATACCGCATGCTGCACGGCGGCGACTACTTCTCGGTGGTGTCGGGCAACATTTTTTATGCAGCGGGGGGAATCCCGGGAACGGAGACCAACAACACCAAGGTCGCGAACTTTGTGAACGAAAATGCGGTGCTTTCCTACCGTTTAGAAACTCCAGACTACTTCGACATGCTCCGCTTTGAAACGGGCCTCTCGGGAAAATTCGAGAAGACAGTTTCTTCCACGTCGTACCCGCTGGATCACTTGGGCTATCTTAACGTTCCTTTTTTCCAATATGGGCTCGCGGGCTACAAGGCCATTCCCGAGGTGTCGGCGTACATGAACTTTTCCAACATGGAGTTGGGCGCCCATGTTTTGGGCAGTGGGGAGTATTACGGTTCCCGCGGTTCCATTAGCGATTTTGAAATCAAGCGCCTTTCGGGTACGCTTGCGGGAGAGGCCACTTGGTGGTGCCTGCCTTGGCTCAACGTGGGCGGCGAGGGCAGCACGCTGTTCATTCACGACGACATTGAGGGGGAGGAATTCGTGCTCCCCAATGGTTCCAACAAGTTGGACGGCGGCAAGTCCCGCGACATGGCGTGGTCGGGAATGCTCCGGCTGAAGCTAGGCCCCGAAAATTCCCGCTATGGTTTTAACGCTTCGTTCGGCAGGTTCTTTAGGGAGCCGCAACTGATGGAACTTTACGGCGCCTACGAGGGGCTGCTCTCGAACCCGGAACTCAAGGACGAAACGGCCCACCGCTTTGAGGCGAGCGCATTTGCCATGACGCCCAGTCGCAAGACCGTCTTCCGTACCAGCTATTTTGAGACGCATTCAAAAAATGGAATCTACTGGATTATCAGCGGCGAAATCAAGAAGCCCTTGAATGTGGGGCGAGCCCTGATTCGCGGCGTGGAGGCGGAACTGCAAAGCCGTCCCGTGAAGTTCTTCGAGACGACCTTGCGGGCGACAGTCCAGGACCCGCGCGACAATTCGGGCCACCCGACGTATGACGGGAAGTTGCTCCCCGGCGAGCCCGTGCATAGTTACTTTGCCGAAGGGCACATTTTATTGCCGCTCCATTTGGACGCCTCCTTTGCGGCGGAGTACCGCACCAAAATGTATGGGGACAGAGCCAACCGCATAGAGCAGCCGCCCACGCCTGGCTACAATGCCGCCCTCGGTTTTTCGCCTCTCGAAAAAACGCGTTTGACTTTTGCGGTCAACAATATTTCGGACGAAACCTACAGGAACATTTTTACGCCCTACCCCATCACGGGCAGGGAATGGAGATTTACATTAACCCAGGGGTTATAA